The sequence below is a genomic window from Lolium perenne isolate Kyuss_39 chromosome 4, Kyuss_2.0, whole genome shotgun sequence.
CGAAAAGTGTATTTGACACATGAACACCAGTGCTCCTGATTTTTAAAAATCATAAATTAAATATCCACACATAAATAAACATTTTGAAGGTACGGTAGAAATTTTAgagaaaaatatgttatattttaagctatacaaaaaagacaaatttctgacaaatatatacatctatacgtagccacaaatttgttttttccctgtagctcaaaatacaatgcaatttCTACCGAAACTTTGCATAAATATTCAGAACATATGTATGTATTcatggaataaatgtgataatTTTTTGAAACGCAGAAATacaattttttaaatattttaaaaactgagagcactggtgctcatgtgcaccaaatttgctTCCGGAAAAATATCAACAACCATATGTAATATGAAAATATAGTTTATGAGGATTCTAATACTGCCTCTGTCAAAAAATAAGCGACTCAAACTTTTTGTAGATACAAATGTATTTACACACTAAAAAAGCGTCTAGATACGACAACGTTGAGTCACATATATTTGGACGGAGTTAGTACTATATATTTTGCATTATacgtagatgttgatattttatCCTTTACGTGAATTCAACCAAATTTAACTTTGACTAAACTCAGAAACAAGCCTATtgtgagaaccaacctgaggttgggtggttaggaggatggttgtatccccagcccaccagagttcaaaccccaggtttgatatctgtgtgtctcataaaaggcggaatattcattcagtgggaggcgacgttcccgtcgacagcgaggcgcctgtggtgacttcgtcaatttcaagatccaatccgccggctcagtcttccggaggtgctcataggggtagggtgtgcgtgtgtgcgttcatagggatgAGTGCATGCGCGTGTAtgcgagcgtctgcgtttgtactgtgtttctcaaaaaaaagaaaaagaaacaagccTATTGTGAACGCGTGGCAAGGGGGAGCATAAGGTGAAGTATGAAGCAAATTCCCCATAAACCAAGAGGGGTGCACACTGTTTTCTGTAGGAATGATTTCTTTTCCATGAGAAACAAATGTAATCATTACAATGGTCAATGGAGATACTTTTTCTAATAAGTGAGGAAATCATTTAGTTGCTCGTGGAAGCATTGGACTCAAATGATCGAAACAATTCCCCGTTGCCACGAAAGCAGTATTTTCCATTGATGGAGCCACACTCTTGTAGTTTGAAACAAATTCAAGGTTTCATTTCACCGAAGCATGGCATGAAAACATACCACCGTGAGTTAAATAGCTTTGGAGTTACATGATACTACAATATGTTTCATTTTTTTGGGCACCCAAACCATTAGTTGTTCTTTTATTGCCGAATGGATAGTTTCATCTTTATGTCGATTGGTTCGAGTGGAATTCAACGAGCTTGTTATTCTTGCAGGCCACCACATCCAAGATGATTTGGTTTTCATGTTTTTCAAGAACATAGTTTGTTGCATTTCCTCCGTCCAAAAAATAGTTACTCAATTTTTTCTACGatggatgtatctataactaaaatataTCTATAAAATTGagggacagagatttggtgcacatgagcacaaCTGATCTCActtcaaaaaaaatttaaaaatcatatttctaagcttcacaaaaatctgaaaataaatcatgATGTAGCCGGTATTGTATCCCATAATCGTGTAAATTTTCAACTGAAAATAATGTGTATTTTAGgctgcacaaaaataacaaatgcatagatctgagtatagtgattcaaatctacaaaaagaaaacagattttgtcatttttgtatagGTAAAAAAACAAAACATTTGAAATTGAGATTTTGTAGGTTAGTGGGGTACATCATTAGGTAATTTAAGAAACTTTTTACATAATTTTTTAAAACATATAAATATAATTTTCGATTTTTTTAATACGGTGAGAGCACTGATGCTCATGATCCAATATGACTTTTCGAGCAGCTTGTTTTAGAGACGGAGCGAGGAAAGCGTATACACTTGCACAAGTGAGAGCATAGCATGACTCATAGACAGCTGCCCCATCAACACTACACGAAGGAGAAACCTTGATCTGGTGGTTGATCCGAGTTGGACTAGAATCTCATCAACGGCCAGATAAGGTTCCACGTAGAACCGGCTCCACCATACCGTCTCCGGGACGAGAAAAGACCAGACTACCCCTGTCCGCCCTCCAATCTCGCGCTGGTCCCCTCTCCGTGCTGCCTCTCGCTCTATTCCCCCGCTCACCGGCGCCGCCCCTGCCCCCGCCGACGCCGCCCGCAGCCCGGAGCTCCGGCGCCCCGAACACGCTCTCCCCGCGGAGGTCCGACGCCGCCAGGCGCCCACCCcgctccctccgccgccgccctccccaTCAGTCGAGCCCCGACGCCGTGCGGCCTCCCCGTACCCGCCCTCCCCGTggagctccgccgccgccgccgaactGCGGCTCCAGGTGCCGGTCCTTCGCTCCCCTGTACGTCCGTCTCGTGATTTCTCCAGTCCCTTAATAAACCCTAGGTTTTGGGGGTGGAGGTTGATAGGAGAAGCGGAAGAGATGTGATGCTGCTCTGTTTCTGACCCGTGGAACTTATCTGCTGGACTCGTGAACTTATTTCTGGAATGCGACTGTCCCTGTAGAGGAATCAGTGTTTGGGAGTGAATTTATCTGGGAATAGTGTTTAGCTGATCGATCGATCTGTTTTCGTGTTAAGCAGAGCGATTGTTTTGGTTCTCTTGTCTTGCTGGAAGTTTCTGCTGTggcttagtgaatttgtcgattCGGAGTTTGTTAGAAACGGAGAATCATGGGCTTGTTATTGGGGATGATGTGCTCGAGCTCCGTGGCATTAGGCAAGCAACTTAGCAAGCAAAATTTGGTTTAAGAATGATATTTTTATCGTTGCCTATCAAGATGAGTGCTACACTTCAGTATTTGGGATCATATTTCTCTGGTTGCTTTTTTGCCTCCCGTAGAGGGTTAAATTTCCTTTGCAAGAAATCTTCATTGTATACTTGAGATGTCCTGGTTGGATGGATTATGAAACTCGATGTATGTTAGTCTATACAAATAACTAAGCGTGCAAGTGCCAGCATCTTTTTGAGCTATGTGCCTTTCTGGTCACAGCTGCTTTTGGGTTTTCTTTGCTACTCAATTTAAAGAGAAGCTTACACAAATCCTAAAGAAAATTAGTTACTGTGAGCAGGGGCCAAATAATAAGAAACAGTTGGCTTGTATATAATGTCTAGTTCTGGCTGAAGTTGTTAGTTCACCAGGATCTGATCCCATGATGATTCTGAATCCAATTAGTTTAAGCCCCAAAGGAAAACATtcacttgttttttttttttcacATGATTAGTCCAGCCCCATGATTTGTTCAATATGGTCTGTTGCTAATTACGAATGCCAACGTAAATCCATGATCAGCATAATCCCGTGTAGCAGTTATAAATAATCTTGAATTCTTGACCCTTTACTTGCTttgaagtatgtgagtgttagcaTAATCTATTTTCAAATCAATATCTCTGATATGTTGTTCTGTATCTGCAGGTAGGCTTTGACCAAGGGAAGATGGAACTCCTTGCGCGTGAGCTGCTGTGACGCATTGACTAAACTGTGGATCTACTGCGTCTTGAGTGAAATCATGGCTCGAAAAGGAAGTCAAAGTAAAAGTGGTACGAATCACGCTTCACCTAACCGAcaaaatacaactaatggtgacatACTAAATACACCAGAAAGAGATGCAGTGCACAGCGAAGATCCAAGTTCACATCTTCAAGGTAAACCAGATGGTTCTGGAGGGAACAGTGGCCAGAAAACAAGAACCAACAACAAGAATAACAGAAGCAATGACTCCTCCTTGGGTAAATCTGATGACATAGCTTCATGTAAACAGCAACCAGTGGATACCAGTACTGATACGAAAAATCCAGAAGAACGTGAGCTACCTTTCAACACTACAAAATTAAGAAGAGACAGCAAGAAATCCTCAAGGCGTGGCTTTGGTAAAAAAACATCAGTAGAACAGACTCCATTGCGTATTTTGACAGAACAAGTCAAGGAGAAGACCAGGCAGGTTGCTTCCATGGCTGCATCCTTTTTCAGAGCCTCGATGATGTACGTGATGGAGGAAAGCAAAGTATTGATTGAGAGAAATAGGCCAGCTATCACTGCTTTCATGGCTATGACAGAGAAAGGGCGTACCTATGTCCTTAGCAAAACTGAGTATGTTTATCCTATTGTTCGGGCCTGGATGTTTAGTGCTGGAAAGTTGATGTTGCTCTTATTGACTGTTTGGTTAGACTGCAACATAAGGGGCTTCGATTCTTTGCTACGTCTGGGGACAAACTCTCTTCTTGCTGTGCTTTGGTGCAGCAtgttgtcaatttttgcaatGATTGGGATAACGAAAACGGTCATGTTCATGGTATGTCTCAATCATCTTTCTTCCTTTTAGTTGACTAGGTTATCAACATAAGTTTTCACTTGGTCCATATTTATTGGCTGCACTTCCCTCCCATGAGTGTCAACGTAGTTTCAGGATTCTGATCACCAGTTTTTTTTACTGTACTCCCTTGCTTAAAACTTCAAATTTTCAGTGAAAGCAGATGTGCTTAATGTCTTGGTGATGTTTTCATCCTTGCTGTTTTCTCTTCGTGATCTAGGTGATTGCTGCTTCTGTGGCTGCCTTTGTTGGTCTTGGTTTTGCTGTCCTGATTGTTGCTGTGCTTGCGGTGGTGATTTTGTGGTTGTATGGAAGCTTTTGGATAACAAGCACCGTAATAATTGTTGGAGGTCATATTCTACGACTTATTTACTATTCCTCTGATACCAGTCTTATTAGACATTTCGTAGCGTACAAAATTCTCTAACATCGCTTAAATTACAGGTGCTTCCTTTTTGTTGAAGCATGAACGATTTGCTCTCTTTGTGACCTGCCTATATTCAATGTATTGTGCAAGAAGCTACATTGGATGGCTTGGTTTACTTTTGAGCTTGAACTTGTCTTTTTTTTCAAGTGACGTTCTAGTCCAGTTCCTGAAGAAAAATGTGGACAGTGAAAAATTTAATGATTCTTCAAGGAATTCTGAGCAAAATTCAGACAGATCAGGCAACTTCTTTGGCGGATTTCAACAATCATCAAAAGATAGCACCTCACAGTCTGGATATGGCCAATCATCTGATCGCGGCCCAGGTGATCCGTCGACAAGCGGGGCTGAGAAAGAGTTAACCTCTGAAGATGAAGTGGCACGTCTATTGAACTGTACTGATCACTATTCAGCATTTGGATTCCGTCCGTATGAAGTGATAGATGTGTCATTACTCAAGAGAGAATACAAGAAAAAGGTGATGATAAATATAAACTGATTTCACTTGTATGAGTGCTTTTATTTCCTCAAATGATGCATTTTCATACGAATATTCATTCACTCTTTCTTGATTGTGATTATTGATTTTGCAGGCTATGTTAGTCCATCCTGATAAGAACATGGGCAATGATAAAGCTGCTGATGCATTTAAAAAGCTTCAAAACGCATACGAGGTCTGTATCTATTCCTTGTTGAAATAGTCAGGTACCCAATTAAAATGCATCTTTGTAAGAGATCATGTATTCATGAGGTCGCAACTGAACACACAGGTCCTTCTTGATTCTTTGAAAAGGAAGACATATGACGATGAGTTAAGGAGAGAGGAGCTATTAAACTACTTCAGGCGGTTTCAGGGTGCTTCTCAAAAGGTTTCTTAGTTACTCTTTACCAAATGATGTTTCGTGTTTACGCTTTACTTGACTTCCCTTATATCTTCTTTCTTCGAAGTAGTTTTAGGTGTCATTCTTGTAACTGCCTTCAACTGCTTCTAATCTACTGTTAGAGGAAAGGTACCCAGTTTAGCTGGACTGAAGAATTACCCAATTCTGGTCAAGTTTCAGTTAGTTTGACATGTTTTTGAAGTGCATATGACTATATGAGGGTTTGCGTGGAGTAAAACTGAACTGACAGAAGTCACTTGACTACTTACCATCTGAATCGGGCTTTGCCCGAGTTGAGGTTACTGGATTTGCAATATTGCAGTGTGttctttttattaaaaaaaaatcgGTCTCAATTATTTTAGGAATctatttgaattttaaaagcctgCCTCAGGAATTGTTTTAGCTATAGTTAGTGAAAGTTGATTTGACCAAGGGATTTGTATGGAATTTACTGGTCAGTTTTGTTAAGTTAAATATTTTTGTGGGCACACCATGTGTTGGAAGAACATCATATTGAGCTGTCCTCAAGCACTGATATATACATGGTTGCTGATGGTTTGAATGGTGAGACTGGCTCAATTGTTTTGTACACCAAGTTTCCTTGATTATTTGGATGCAAAAAAGCTGGATTATGGTTTTGCTGCTATATTTTTTGATGTGAAAGCGACTTTATACAGTAGACAGTTTGAAttgttggaaataaaaataaaatcatgTCATAGATGAATGCATGATAGCTTCATGTGTTTTCAGTGCAGCCATTTGTTCTCACTATGAATATTAAGGAATGTAAAAAAATATTCTTGAAATTTTTCCATCAATGCTTTATGTTAGTTTAGTGTTTGGGAAATGTTTATTTTGGTTTAACAAATAACAACCCATTCCGTCAAGATGGTCTTAGATAAAAATAGAAAACAACAATATATATAGTATCTAAATATTAATGCAGGTTCATAGTCTTCACAGTTTACTATAAATTTATCCTCCTTACAAAGTATCAAATATGATGTAATCATCCGATAGGTGTGATTTCTTtgctgttttattttaattttactaGAAAGGAGGACATGGTACGTTCTATCAAGGGTTTAGCCCTTCTGAAGGTGTTGATGAAGGACCTTCTGGTCTATCAAGAAGAATAGCCTGCAAGAAATGCGGTGATTTCCATCTGTGGATTTATACAGGAAGACCCAAGTTGCAGGGCAGATGGTGTCAGGTATTTTCTTTTGTTATATGCTTGTGGTTGCTTTTCAGGTATTAATGAATGTTCTCTAAAAGTTATTTTATTTTCTATGTCACAGGATTGCAAAGAGTTTCATCAAGCTAAAGATGGCGATGGATGGGTTGAACAGTCATTTCAACCTGTTCTGTTTGGGATGCTGCACAAGGTAATGCCAGATTATTGAAACCCATAATGTGAACACTCACAAATACTTTATCCATCACAAATGTGTTTTGACTGACGTGTTATGGTATGTACTGTTATGCAGCCCGATTCGCCTCATGCATTTGTCTGTGCTGAAAGCAACATTTTCGATGTCACCGAGTGGTTCAGCTGTCAGGTGATTCAGATCTTTGATACAAATTTTTAGATATTTCTATGAATTCTTTCTGTGCTGTAGATTGACTGCTCATAAATATGTTCTCTGGTCAGTATATATTCATGACTACTGTACATCATGCCTAAACGTTTACCTATTTCAAGCACTGAAATCCACTGCTAGGTCATGACAACTATTACTCTGTGAGCAAGGACTTCGTGCTAGCTATTGTCTTAATTTCAGTAAGGAGACCAGTTGCCAATGTTAGTTTGAAATTTAGCCTAGGGCCTGGGTGGACTGTCTCCAGTtttcttgtactccctccgtcacataatataagatgttatttTACCCAATATGTGAGCATATTggttgtaataacatcttatattatgggacggagggagtattatttatGAAGTTAAAAAACAATATGCCATGAACAGGAAAATAGTAGACTGATTAAGTGAGTATAGTTAAAGATATAGAGAATTTGCATCATATCTGAAATCTAAGGTATCCTTTGGAGTAATACACACACCCATGTGTAGATGTAATTTCGCACCCCACTTAGTGAGTAGATGGAGAAGTAAACAACTTTCTGAACTGACATATCCAAATTTTTGTTTTCTTCTCCAGGGAATGAGATGCCCAGCGAACACCCACAAGCCGAGCTTCCATGTTAACGCGAGCTTGGCAAAGCAAGGTAGTGGCAAAGGGAGCACCTCAGGTCCGAGGGGTGGAGGGTTCCCAAACGGCGCAAACATGGATGGAGTGATCGATGAGGAGTTCTTTGAGTGGCTGCAGAATGCTATGCAGTCTGGTGCGTTTGAAAATTCCGGTGACCCTCCATCTCCGGGCAGTGGAAATAATGCAAAGAGTagtagtggtggtggtggtggtggcggtaacaGTAACAAGAAAAAGAGGAAGGGAAAGAAGCAATGGTAACTGAAGGAGGTTAATGATGGTCACTATTCTGGACAGGGAGAAGATAAATAAACGATTTTGAGTATATCCACGCAAGACAACGGCCAACATGGTTTTTCCTGGATGCAGACTGGCTAGCTAGGTTTGGTAAGAGAGTGTGAACCATCCTGATTCAACTGGGTAAGATTTCAAAATTTCGAGAAtcgaaattcagacaaaaaagagCATGTATGTGTTGGGAATGCTGGTGGATATGTGACTTTCTTACCAACTTGTTGAAGCCCAAAAAGGCTATCCTAAGTGCAAGAAATATATCATTATCTGCAAACTTCTATTTTTCTGAGTACAAATTTGCCAAAAAGAGAGGAGTTTGCTCAAAATAGTGCTGGAAGCTTTCGTTTGCTGTAGTTCTCATTGTTTTCTTACTGGACGCTGCATCGCATTGGTAAATATTTTTCATCACTCATTAGGCACATTCCACACGCACACATTAGTTGGGGACGAGTTGGAGGAGGACCAACCGTGACGGCAACAATGACTTGTCTTGTATAATAACACAAACTTTAAAATCTTAGTCACGTTTGTGGTGGACCCGTTAGGCGCTCCTGCGTCTGGATCAACTGGAGGACCCAGCCTACGCCCTCAACTGCCCGCTACGAGACACGTATGATCATCTAGAGTGGGAACTGCAGCGCTGCTCCGGGTTCCGTGGTGACGACGAGATCAACTATGACATTGCCCCGACCGAGGTCGTGAAGATGGAGAAGGAGGAGCCGCCGACCGTCGAGAGGGAGCTGTTCAGTGGTGACTGGTGAGAACATCCCGGGGAAGAATGTCTAGGGCGACACCGATGACTATCTTGGCTTCCTCGCATGAGAGGCAAAGAAGGCCAAGgccatgaagatggaggaccaacCCCCCATCATGCAACCCGTGCTGGAGGAAGAGGAGAGCCACATAAGGTCACCGAGTTGGTGGGCCTTGCCCTGCAGCTGCATTTGTCGTCGCTAGCGCGGGGTTCCTGCCACTCTATCGGGGAAGCCACACCGCTGGGCTGCACATGCACTGATCCTCCTCGGCCTCGCTTGCATCGCCATGGACCCGTACATCATCAAGCCATTGGCCTGCGCCTGAGCAGGCCCCTTCCAGGTACCATGGGACCGGCGGCCCATGCCTGCACTAGCCCCTCCAGCGTCGGTGGAAGCAGCAACTCCGCTACGACCTGCCCCATGCCGATGCTCGCCGACATTGGATCAGATGAAATCATAATCACCTTGTAGGCCCTAAAGTACAAGCAGTGTTTACTTACTTAAGGCGAAGCTAATCCATTCATCTCGATGACAATATGTTCAAAATGTATTTTTACCGAGAAGGTATATGGTTTTACGGTTTTAAGCTATTGTATTTGCGTTTTCATAGCTTTTCTCTTTGAATTTTTCCGCATGGTTGCTTTTTGTTTGATAAAGGCGGTGGTAGTTGTTTTGAAGGATAACTAATCAAGGGGCAACTTGGGTATGCTTTAACTTTAGATAGGATCTATGCAATCAATTTCTCTGAAAAAAGTAGGTTTAaatatttgatttttttacaaCAAACAGCAGCACGATACATGCAACCcctaaaagttgcaactttaaatTCTACCTATGCTGAAGAAGCTAAAACTGAAGCTATAGCGTGCGAGGATGGTGTGTTGTTGGCCATGCAATGGAGTGATAAGCCGGTGATGCTTGAGCTAGAttgcaaagttctcatcgatACTATAAATGAGAAAACTCGAGACCGGTCACCATTAGCTCATCTGATAACAAATGTTAGAGAATTGTGTAAGGGTAATAGAACTATTATTATTGCACCACTATGGTTTCGTCACTGCCGTCTTCGTTTGTGGAGGAGGGAGGGGTGGATGCTCGATTGACAGAGTCTATCCCTCCCCCCACTATAGGCGCGGCAGCAGGTTCGGGTACTACGTC
It includes:
- the LOC127291947 gene encoding uncharacterized protein; translation: MARKGSQSKSGTNHASPNRQNTTNGDILNTPERDAVHSEDPSSHLQGKPDGSGGNSGQKTRTNNKNNRSNDSSLGKSDDIASCKQQPVDTSTDTKNPEERELPFNTTKLRRDSKKSSRRGFGKKTSVEQTPLRILTEQVKEKTRQVASMAASFFRASMMYVMEESKVLIERNRPAITAFMAMTEKGRTYVLSKTEYVYPIVRAWMFSAGKLMLLLLTVWLDCNIRGFDSLLRLGTNSLLAVLWCSMLSIFAMIGITKTVMFMVIAASVAAFVGLGFAVLIVAVLAVVILWLYGSFWITSTVIIVGGASFLLKHERFALFVTCLYSMYCARSYIGWLGLLLSLNLSFFSSDVLVQFLKKNVDSEKFNDSSRNSEQNSDRSGNFFGGFQQSSKDSTSQSGYGQSSDRGPGDPSTSGAEKELTSEDEVARLLNCTDHYSAFGFRPYEVIDVSLLKREYKKKAMLVHPDKNMGNDKAADAFKKLQNAYEVLLDSLKRKTYDDELRREELLNYFRRFQGASQKKGGHGTFYQGFSPSEGVDEGPSGLSRRIACKKCGDFHLWIYTGRPKLQGRWCQDCKEFHQAKDGDGWVEQSFQPVLFGMLHKPDSPHAFVCAESNIFDVTEWFSCQGMRCPANTHKPSFHVNASLAKQGSGKGSTSGPRGGGFPNGANMDGVIDEEFFEWLQNAMQSGAFENSGDPPSPGSGNNAKSSSGGGGGGGNSNKKKRKGKKQW